Proteins from one Dromiciops gliroides isolate mDroGli1 chromosome 6, mDroGli1.pri, whole genome shotgun sequence genomic window:
- the LOC122730463 gene encoding multifunctional methyltransferase subunit TRM112-like protein, giving the protein MKLLTHNLLSSHVRGVGPPGFPLRIEATEIRMSSVDFNPGFMTRMIPKMEWTALVETAESLPWQLVDGYEKDEERLRKVQDVLLEVEVVERTLQCPESGLLFPISRGIPNMLLSDEGATS; this is encoded by the exons ATGAAGCTGCTGACCCACAACTTGCTGAGCTCCCACGTGCGTGGGGTGGGACCCCCGGGCTTCCCGCTGCGTATCGAGGCCACCGAGATCCGCATGAGCTCCGTGGACTTCAACCCAGGCTTCATGACGCGCATGATCCCCAAGATGGAGTGGACGGCACTGGTGGAAACGGCCGAGAGC CTGCCCTGGCAGCTGGTGGATGGCTATGAGAAGGATGAAGAGCGTCTGAGGAAGGTGCAAGACGTCTTGTTAGAGGTAGAGGTGGTCGAGCGTACCCTGCAGTGCCCAGAATCCGGACTCCTGTTCCCCATCAGCCGAGGGATCCCCAACATGCTGCTGAGTGATGAAGGGGCCACATCCTAG